One stretch of Marinobacterium iners DNA includes these proteins:
- a CDS encoding PH domain-containing protein, which produces MDGPMLPNEKSLLNIRRSPLALLRGMLDLTIALLLLWGMFKAQERVPFWDSWWLVEQYRALATRFLWEGAGIPASWIAAVFGLLALLVGAGALRQVIREASRRYSVTSLRILSRRGLIGRATDELYLLSVDGVSLHQSPMGRLLGHADLIISGRGNNQLKFTFVRSPDEVREKIDRIVLARRSKQSQE; this is translated from the coding sequence ATGGATGGCCCTATGCTCCCCAATGAAAAATCACTGCTTAATATTCGTCGCTCCCCGTTGGCTCTGCTGCGGGGGATGCTGGATCTTACAATTGCGCTGCTCCTCCTGTGGGGAATGTTCAAGGCACAGGAAAGGGTGCCATTCTGGGACAGCTGGTGGCTGGTCGAGCAGTACCGGGCTCTGGCCACCCGTTTTCTGTGGGAAGGCGCGGGCATTCCGGCCAGTTGGATAGCAGCAGTATTTGGTCTGCTGGCACTGTTGGTGGGTGCAGGGGCATTGCGTCAGGTGATACGTGAAGCCAGTCGGCGTTACTCAGTAACCAGCCTGAGGATCTTGAGCCGTCGTGGCTTGATCGGTCGGGCGACTGATGAACTGTACCTGCTCAGTGTGGATGGTGTGTCGCTGCATCAAAGCCCAATGGGCCGGCTGTTGGGGCATGCTGATCTGATCATCTCAGGCAGGGGCAACAACCAATTGAAATTTACCTTTGTGCGCTCGCCGGATGAGGTGCGGGAAAAAATAGACCGTATCGTGCTGGCGCGCAGAAGCAAACAGTCTCAGGAGTGA
- the ahpF gene encoding alkyl hydroperoxide reductase subunit F, which yields MLDANLKQQLNTYLQNIVAPIELSVSSNDSPKSRELSDLAQEIAELNEKITLRQVEGARAPSLAVGPAGQTPRVNFAGIPMGHEFTSLVLALLQAGGHPSKADAALQEQIRNLKGEFHFETYISLSCQNCPDVVQALNLMAVLNPNITHTMIDGALFQKEVEERQIMAVPSVYLNGEHFGQGRMTLAEIVNKLDTGAAEKKAAELNEREPYEVLIVGGGPAGASAAIYAARKGIRTGVVAERFGGQVMDTVGIENFISVPYTEGPKLVASLEQHVKEYEVEVITEQSAAKLRKGELIEVELASGATLKSRSVILATGARWREMNVPGEQEYRGKGVAYCPHCDGPLFKGKSVAVIGGGNSGIEAAIDLAGIVKDVTVLEFSDTLRADSVLVKKAESLPNIKIIKQAMTTEVLGDGNKVIGLKYKDRKTDESHVVDVAGIFVQIGLVPNSEWLKNSLELTERGEIVIDSHGATSMPGVFAAGDVTATPYKQIIIAMGSGSTAALGAFDYLIRH from the coding sequence ATGTTGGATGCCAATCTGAAACAGCAATTGAACACCTACCTGCAAAATATTGTGGCCCCGATTGAGCTGAGCGTGTCGAGTAATGACAGCCCCAAATCACGAGAACTCAGCGACCTGGCACAGGAAATCGCTGAGCTTAATGAAAAAATCACCCTCAGACAGGTTGAGGGCGCACGCGCTCCCAGTCTCGCCGTCGGTCCTGCCGGTCAGACACCGCGGGTCAACTTCGCCGGCATCCCCATGGGCCACGAGTTCACCTCGCTGGTACTCGCGCTGCTGCAGGCCGGCGGTCATCCGTCCAAGGCCGATGCCGCACTGCAGGAACAGATCCGCAACCTGAAGGGCGAATTCCACTTCGAGACCTACATCTCGCTGTCATGCCAGAACTGCCCGGACGTGGTACAGGCACTGAACCTGATGGCGGTGCTGAACCCGAACATTACCCACACCATGATCGACGGTGCCTTGTTCCAGAAAGAAGTTGAAGAACGTCAGATCATGGCCGTTCCGTCCGTCTATCTGAACGGCGAACACTTTGGTCAGGGCCGCATGACGCTGGCCGAGATTGTCAACAAGCTGGATACTGGCGCCGCCGAGAAGAAAGCGGCTGAGCTGAACGAGCGCGAGCCTTACGAAGTGTTGATCGTCGGCGGTGGCCCGGCCGGTGCCTCTGCCGCGATCTACGCCGCACGCAAGGGCATCCGCACCGGTGTGGTCGCCGAGCGCTTCGGTGGCCAGGTAATGGATACCGTCGGTATCGAGAACTTCATCTCCGTGCCTTACACCGAAGGCCCGAAACTGGTCGCCAGCCTTGAGCAGCACGTCAAGGAATATGAAGTCGAGGTGATCACCGAGCAGTCCGCCGCCAAATTGCGCAAGGGCGAGCTGATCGAGGTGGAACTGGCCAGCGGTGCGACCCTGAAAAGCCGTAGCGTGATTCTGGCTACCGGTGCTCGCTGGCGTGAAATGAACGTGCCGGGCGAACAGGAGTACCGCGGCAAGGGCGTGGCCTACTGCCCGCACTGCGACGGACCGCTGTTCAAGGGCAAGAGTGTCGCGGTGATCGGTGGCGGCAACTCCGGCATCGAGGCGGCGATTGATCTGGCCGGCATCGTTAAGGACGTAACCGTACTGGAATTCTCCGACACCCTGCGCGCCGACAGTGTGCTGGTGAAGAAGGCAGAGTCTCTGCCCAACATCAAGATTATCAAGCAGGCGATGACCACCGAGGTTCTGGGTGACGGCAACAAGGTGATCGGCCTGAAATACAAGGACCGCAAGACCGATGAGTCTCATGTGGTGGATGTGGCCGGTATATTCGTCCAGATCGGTCTGGTGCCGAACAGCGAGTGGCTGAAAAACAGCCTGGAGCTGACCGAGCGCGGCGAGATCGTCATCGACAGCCACGGCGCCACCTCCATGCCGGGTGTGTTCGCGGCCGGTGATGTAACCGCGACACCGTACAAGCAGATCATCATCGCCATGGGGTCAGGCTCGACGGCCGCCCTCGGCGCCTTCGATTATCTGATCCGCCATTGA
- the ahpC gene encoding alkyl hydroperoxide reductase subunit C encodes MVNTEIKPFKATAFKAGEFVEITEADVKGKWAVFFFYPADFTFVCPTELGDVADKYEELQKLGVEVFSVSTDTHFTHKAWHDTSETIGKIQYYMVGDQTGTITNNFGVMREGMGLADRATFLIDPQGVIQAVEITAEGIGRDADDLLRKVKAAQYVASHPGEVCPAKWKEGEATLAPSLDLVGKI; translated from the coding sequence ATCGTCAATACCGAAATCAAACCGTTCAAGGCAACTGCATTCAAAGCGGGTGAGTTCGTTGAAATCACCGAAGCTGATGTTAAAGGCAAGTGGGCCGTATTCTTCTTCTACCCGGCTGACTTCACTTTCGTTTGCCCGACTGAGCTGGGTGACGTAGCTGATAAATACGAAGAACTGCAGAAGCTGGGCGTGGAAGTGTTCTCTGTCTCTACTGACACTCACTTTACTCACAAAGCTTGGCACGACACGTCTGAAACCATCGGCAAGATCCAGTACTACATGGTTGGCGACCAGACCGGCACCATCACCAACAACTTTGGTGTAATGCGTGAAGGCATGGGTCTGGCTGACCGTGCTACCTTCCTGATCGACCCGCAGGGTGTGATCCAGGCTGTTGAAATCACTGCCGAAGGCATCGGCCGTGACGCTGACGACCTGCTGCGCAAGGTTAAAGCCGCTCAGTACGTAGCTTCTCACCCGGGTGAAGTATGCCCGGCGAAGTGGAAAGAAGGCGAAGCCACTCTGGCACCGTCTCTGGACCTGGTTGGCAAAATCTAA
- a CDS encoding Dps family protein — protein MQTNRIGLDSDKSKQLAERLNTLLANYQIFYMNVRGYHWNVRGPEFFELHVKFEEQYNDLLLKVDEIAERVLTLGHRPMHAFSDYLENSEVKEAKNVTEGKLCVQGLLQGYKQLISMQREVMELAQDAQDEGTATLMSDYITQQEKTVWMFSAWMG, from the coding sequence ATGCAAACCAACCGTATTGGACTGGACAGCGACAAATCGAAGCAGCTGGCTGAAAGACTCAACACACTGCTGGCCAACTACCAAATCTTCTACATGAATGTACGTGGGTACCACTGGAATGTGCGTGGCCCCGAATTTTTCGAACTGCACGTCAAGTTTGAGGAGCAGTACAACGACCTGCTGCTGAAAGTGGACGAGATCGCCGAACGTGTTCTGACACTGGGTCATCGACCGATGCATGCGTTCAGCGACTACCTGGAAAACAGCGAAGTCAAGGAAGCCAAGAATGTAACCGAAGGCAAGCTTTGTGTGCAGGGCCTGTTGCAGGGTTACAAGCAGCTGATCAGCATGCAGCGTGAAGTCATGGAGCTGGCTCAGGACGCTCAGGACGAAGGAACTGCTACCCTGATGAGTGACTACATCACTCAGCAGGAGAAGACAGTGTGGATGTTCAGCGCCTGGATGGGCTGA
- the phrB gene encoding deoxyribodipyrimidine photo-lyase, with translation MQLVWFRNDLRLQDHPALHAACSRGEPVTALVCLTPQQWEAHHESSARIAFWQDRLNWLQTELEALNIPLLRLSLQRFSDCPAAILELARSLQASHLHFNYEYPLNEQNRDRTVCETLQSAGIAAWGYHGDLILPPGSVLTGNGGPFKVFTPFSRAWRRHLLQVDHAPLPTPTAVPVSDQTSTTAHARADSDAYDRLRWPVDQAALLEQLQGFVESQEPCYAEKRDFPAIKGTSSLSPALTIGALSARQCLAALQQARGDDSWLESTWLNELIWREFYRHLLVAFPGQSRLEPFRPEVETRISWLENEKAFEAWKAGETGYPIVDAAMKQLLATGWMHNRLRMIVASFLTKLLRIDWRRGEAFFMSKLIDGDFASNLGGWAWSASVGADAAPYFRIFNPQLQSEKFDPKGEFIAHWLPQLGKLPTKERHKPGAGQHLGRPAPVVDYKRARQAALDDYNG, from the coding sequence ATGCAACTCGTATGGTTTCGCAACGACCTGCGCCTGCAGGACCACCCGGCACTGCATGCTGCCTGCAGCCGAGGTGAGCCGGTTACGGCACTGGTCTGCCTGACCCCACAACAGTGGGAAGCACACCATGAATCCTCGGCCCGTATTGCTTTCTGGCAAGATCGACTCAACTGGCTGCAGACCGAACTTGAAGCCCTTAACATTCCGCTGCTCCGGCTCTCGTTGCAGCGGTTCAGTGACTGCCCTGCAGCAATTCTTGAGCTGGCGCGTTCGCTGCAGGCAAGCCATCTGCATTTCAACTACGAATACCCGCTCAATGAGCAAAACCGTGACCGAACAGTGTGTGAAACGCTGCAGTCTGCCGGGATTGCCGCTTGGGGCTATCATGGCGACCTGATTCTGCCACCGGGCAGTGTACTGACCGGCAACGGAGGCCCATTCAAGGTATTCACCCCTTTCAGCCGTGCCTGGCGACGTCATCTGCTGCAGGTCGACCATGCCCCCCTGCCCACCCCCACAGCCGTTCCTGTGTCAGATCAAACCTCAACAACCGCACACGCTCGGGCCGACTCCGATGCCTATGACCGCTTGCGCTGGCCCGTTGATCAAGCGGCTCTGTTGGAACAGTTGCAAGGTTTTGTGGAATCGCAGGAGCCCTGTTACGCCGAAAAACGCGACTTCCCCGCCATCAAGGGAACATCAAGCCTGTCCCCCGCACTGACAATCGGAGCACTGTCCGCTCGCCAGTGTCTGGCGGCGCTGCAACAGGCACGAGGCGATGACAGCTGGCTGGAAAGCACTTGGCTGAATGAGTTGATCTGGCGCGAATTCTACCGCCACCTGCTGGTGGCTTTCCCTGGCCAAAGTCGACTTGAGCCGTTTCGACCCGAAGTGGAAACACGCATCAGCTGGCTTGAAAACGAGAAGGCCTTCGAGGCTTGGAAGGCAGGGGAAACCGGATATCCCATTGTTGACGCTGCCATGAAACAGTTACTGGCCACCGGGTGGATGCACAATCGCTTGCGCATGATTGTTGCCAGCTTCCTGACCAAGCTGCTCCGTATCGACTGGCGCCGGGGTGAAGCGTTCTTCATGTCAAAGCTGATTGATGGGGATTTCGCTTCCAATTTGGGGGGGTGGGCCTGGAGTGCGTCAGTCGGGGCAGATGCCGCACCCTACTTCCGCATTTTCAATCCACAACTGCAGAGCGAGAAGTTTGATCCCAAAGGGGAGTTTATTGCACATTGGCTGCCGCAGCTGGGCAAATTGCCGACCAAGGAGCGACACAAGCCCGGAGCGGGACAACATCTGGGTCGCCCTGCTCCGGTCGTAGACTACAAGCGCGCCCGTCAGGCCGCGCTTGATGATTACAACGGATGA
- a CDS encoding YbgA family protein, translated as MSDQTAGKIPVGISACLTGQKVRYNGGHKQSRYCLDVLQDCFEFKTFCPEVAAGLGIPREPIRLVGLPDELPRALGTNDPSLDATDDLLAVGTEFARQNRDLRGFILMKGSPSCGMERVKVYHPNGMPNTADQGLFVRALRQTNPELPLEEEARMNDAVLRENFIARVFAYDDWKTSIEPDPSYHAIIQFHSRKKYLLMAHHYEGYRELGRYLADAHQQPLPEVMQHYISRFMHHMSHKATRKTHTNVLMHILGYLKKEIDSECKQELLDAIEQYRQEHVHLVVPLALLKHYVKRFGSDYIRSQTYLNPHPHELGLRNYI; from the coding sequence ATGTCGGATCAGACAGCAGGCAAAATTCCGGTCGGCATCAGTGCCTGCCTGACCGGTCAGAAAGTGCGCTACAACGGTGGTCACAAACAATCCCGCTACTGTCTGGATGTGTTGCAGGACTGTTTCGAGTTCAAGACCTTCTGCCCTGAAGTGGCGGCAGGTCTTGGCATCCCCCGTGAACCGATACGCCTGGTTGGCCTGCCCGATGAATTGCCTCGCGCATTGGGCACCAATGATCCGAGTCTGGATGCCACTGACGATCTGTTAGCGGTCGGCACTGAGTTTGCCCGTCAAAACAGAGACCTGCGCGGTTTTATTCTGATGAAAGGTTCCCCCAGCTGCGGTATGGAGCGGGTCAAGGTCTATCACCCCAACGGCATGCCAAATACCGCCGATCAGGGGTTGTTTGTGCGTGCGTTACGGCAGACCAATCCAGAGCTGCCTCTTGAAGAAGAGGCTCGGATGAACGATGCCGTGTTGCGAGAAAACTTTATTGCACGCGTATTCGCCTACGATGACTGGAAAACCAGTATCGAACCTGACCCTTCCTATCACGCCATCATTCAGTTCCACAGCCGGAAGAAGTATCTGCTCATGGCGCATCACTATGAAGGCTACCGTGAGCTGGGTCGTTATCTGGCCGATGCGCATCAGCAACCGCTGCCAGAAGTGATGCAGCATTACATCAGTCGCTTCATGCATCACATGAGTCACAAGGCCACACGCAAGACACACACCAATGTACTGATGCACATACTCGGTTATCTCAAGAAAGAGATAGACAGCGAGTGCAAGCAGGAGTTGCTGGATGCCATCGAGCAGTACCGTCAGGAGCATGTTCATCTGGTTGTGCCATTGGCCCTGCTCAAGCACTACGTCAAGCGCTTCGGCTCTGATTACATTCGCTCACAGACCTACCTGAACCCGCACCCGCACGAGCTGGGGCTTAGGAACTACATCTGA
- a CDS encoding ChrR family anti-sigma-E factor, with the protein MKISHHFDDATLMAYSAGTLPQGMALLVACHLHWCPHCRERMHATDAVGGALLEQLPPSHLQADAFEQLLARLDEPEHELCTSVPEAYANPELPAPLAQLLDKPLDELPWKRIGYGVKQLDLHLDGPGAARLLRISPGVSVPHHTHGGNELTLILKGSYNDELGRFCQGDVADLDGEVSHQPLVDTDEECICLIATDAPLKFSGLVGRLVQPFIGL; encoded by the coding sequence GTGAAAATCAGCCATCATTTTGACGACGCAACCCTGATGGCGTACTCCGCTGGTACCTTGCCACAGGGCATGGCGCTTCTGGTTGCCTGTCATCTGCACTGGTGCCCGCACTGTCGTGAACGGATGCACGCCACCGATGCGGTTGGCGGAGCACTGCTGGAACAACTGCCACCAAGCCACCTGCAAGCTGATGCCTTTGAGCAACTGCTGGCACGGCTTGATGAGCCGGAACACGAACTCTGCACTTCGGTGCCGGAAGCCTACGCCAACCCGGAGCTGCCGGCACCTTTGGCACAACTGCTCGATAAGCCGCTGGATGAGTTGCCCTGGAAACGGATCGGATACGGTGTCAAGCAGCTGGACCTGCACCTGGATGGTCCCGGTGCCGCACGCCTGCTGCGTATTTCACCAGGGGTTTCGGTACCGCACCACACTCACGGCGGCAATGAACTGACGCTGATCCTGAAAGGCTCCTATAATGATGAGCTGGGGCGTTTCTGTCAGGGTGATGTGGCCGACCTTGATGGTGAAGTGAGCCACCAGCCACTGGTCGATACCGATGAAGAGTGTATCTGCCTGATCGCCACCGATGCCCCGCTCAAGTTCAGCGGACTGGTTGGGCGGCTGGTACAGCCCTTTATCGGTCTGTAA
- a CDS encoding sigma-70 family RNA polymerase sigma factor, with protein MQIDQPEGGDVNAAAVDSAALRARDSEERRKQVRDDWSACLTALAESRDKSEFARLFSHFAPRVKSYILRLGMPEASAEEITQEAMLLVWRKAHLFNRAKASASTWIFTLARNQSIDRMRRDKMPLYELPEEEPDPDERDMNEHGVLEDRMRAAIETLPENQAQVLHLSYYEGKSHSEIADQLGIPLGSVKSRLRLAFSKLKAHWGEEE; from the coding sequence ATGCAGATAGACCAGCCTGAAGGAGGCGATGTGAACGCTGCCGCTGTTGATTCTGCCGCTCTCAGAGCGCGCGACTCAGAGGAGAGGAGAAAGCAGGTGCGTGATGACTGGAGTGCCTGTCTGACTGCACTGGCCGAGAGCCGGGACAAGTCTGAATTTGCTCGCCTGTTCTCCCACTTTGCCCCTCGGGTCAAATCCTACATCTTGCGTTTGGGGATGCCTGAAGCCAGTGCTGAAGAGATCACCCAGGAAGCAATGCTGCTGGTCTGGCGCAAGGCGCACCTGTTCAATCGAGCCAAGGCCAGTGCCAGTACCTGGATATTCACCCTGGCGCGAAACCAAAGCATCGACCGGATGCGGCGAGACAAAATGCCATTGTACGAGCTGCCTGAAGAGGAACCAGATCCTGATGAGCGTGACATGAACGAGCACGGGGTACTGGAAGATCGCATGCGGGCTGCAATCGAGACTCTGCCCGAAAATCAGGCTCAGGTGCTGCATTTATCCTATTACGAGGGCAAGAGCCATTCCGAGATCGCTGACCAGCTGGGTATACCGCTGGGCAGTGTGAAGTCACGATTGAGACTCGCATTCAGTAAGCTCAAGGCCCACTGGGGGGAAGAAGAGTGA
- a CDS encoding NAD(P)/FAD-dependent oxidoreductase: MNVKVIRPLKIAVIGSGISGLSAAWLLNRQHDVTLFEKDDRPGGHSNTVTVATEEGDLAVDTGFIVYNPVNYPNLVEFFRTLGVPSMKTDMSFSVSINSGALEYSGCGLAGVFAQKRNLLRPGYWKMLADLMRFYREAPSLIDDPEVQPQTLGEMLNSRGYGRAFIYQHLIPMGAAIWSTPADQMLDYPAVTFLRFCQNHGLVQLKDRPQWRTVAGGSREYVQRVCDELKGGVRLNSRIHRIHRRGGQAVVEFMHGESESFDHVVLACHADQALALLADPSPDEKRLLSCFPYQRNRALLHTDAALMPRREAAWASWNYLTDSHSPDSLPRAISVTYWMNRLQHLPQQHPVFVTLNPVEEPAEGKILRSFLYDHPVFNLDSIAAQKELWSLQGKQNTWFCGAYFGYGFHEDGLQSGLAVAEQLGGTKRPWTLDDPNSRIHVQAPEKPRVVWLHGAVA; this comes from the coding sequence ATGAACGTTAAAGTGATCAGACCGTTGAAGATTGCCGTCATTGGCTCAGGGATCTCCGGGCTGTCCGCGGCTTGGCTGCTCAACCGGCAGCATGATGTCACTCTGTTCGAGAAAGATGATCGCCCCGGTGGTCATTCCAATACCGTCACTGTCGCGACTGAGGAAGGGGACCTGGCGGTCGATACTGGCTTTATCGTATATAACCCAGTCAACTACCCCAACCTGGTCGAGTTTTTTCGTACTCTCGGTGTACCCAGCATGAAGACCGACATGTCATTTAGCGTGTCAATCAACTCGGGTGCGCTGGAGTACAGTGGCTGCGGGCTGGCAGGGGTGTTCGCACAGAAACGCAATCTGTTGCGCCCAGGCTACTGGAAAATGCTGGCCGACCTGATGCGTTTCTATCGCGAGGCTCCGAGCCTGATCGATGACCCGGAGGTGCAGCCACAGACTCTTGGCGAAATGTTGAACAGCCGCGGCTACGGTCGAGCCTTTATTTATCAACACCTGATTCCCATGGGGGCGGCGATCTGGTCTACCCCTGCCGATCAGATGCTGGACTACCCTGCGGTTACCTTTCTTCGTTTCTGTCAGAATCACGGTCTGGTACAGCTCAAGGATCGACCCCAGTGGCGTACGGTAGCCGGGGGAAGTCGCGAGTATGTACAGCGGGTCTGTGATGAACTCAAGGGTGGAGTGCGCCTGAATAGCCGCATTCACCGCATTCATCGCCGTGGAGGTCAGGCGGTGGTTGAATTCATGCATGGCGAGAGTGAATCCTTTGATCATGTAGTGCTCGCCTGCCATGCCGATCAGGCACTGGCGCTGCTGGCTGATCCCAGCCCGGATGAGAAACGCCTGTTGAGTTGCTTTCCCTACCAGCGCAACCGTGCACTGCTGCATACCGATGCCGCGCTGATGCCCCGGCGCGAGGCCGCCTGGGCCAGCTGGAACTATCTTACCGACAGTCACAGCCCTGACAGTTTGCCAAGGGCAATATCGGTCACCTACTGGATGAATCGCCTGCAGCACCTGCCGCAACAGCATCCAGTGTTCGTGACCCTGAATCCGGTTGAGGAGCCTGCTGAAGGGAAGATTTTGCGCAGTTTTCTGTATGACCATCCTGTGTTCAATTTGGATTCGATTGCAGCTCAGAAGGAGTTGTGGTCACTGCAGGGCAAGCAGAACACCTGGTTTTGCGGCGCCTACTTTGGTTATGGCTTTCATGAGGATGGGTTGCAGTCCGGTTTGGCTGTAGCTGAGCAGCTCGGTGGCACAAAACGCCCCTGGACGCTGGATGATCCCAACAGCCGCATTCATGTGCAGGCGCCCGAAAAGCCACGCGTTGTCTGGTTGCATGGAGCCGTGGCATGA
- a CDS encoding DUF1365 domain-containing protein, with protein sequence MTQSCLYAGQVMHHRMKPKKHRFIYRVTSMLIDLDELDQLGRTLKWFSRNRFNLFSFHDRDHGDGSDQPLVEQVRSILSASGINIGQGSIRLLCYPRLLGYVFNPLSVFYCHDESGQLRAILYEVSNTFNQKHNYLIPVDHAASDQIRQSCDKDFYVSPFISMATRYHFRMQPPGSRIAVCIRQTDSESAVLHATFTGQRRELSDQALLRTFFSHPLMTLKVIAGIHWEALLIWRKKVPLQPRPTPPAHRTTLVSQTGEQH encoded by the coding sequence ATGACACAGTCCTGCCTCTACGCCGGCCAGGTGATGCACCACCGGATGAAGCCGAAAAAGCACCGCTTCATTTACCGTGTCACCTCAATGTTGATCGATCTGGATGAGCTGGATCAGCTTGGCCGCACACTCAAGTGGTTTTCCCGTAACCGTTTCAACCTGTTCTCATTCCATGATCGTGATCACGGTGATGGCAGTGATCAACCGCTGGTTGAGCAGGTCAGGTCCATTCTGAGTGCAAGTGGCATCAATATCGGTCAAGGCTCGATTCGTCTGCTGTGCTACCCGCGACTGCTGGGCTATGTGTTCAATCCCTTGAGCGTCTTCTACTGCCATGACGAGTCCGGCCAGTTGCGTGCGATCCTGTACGAGGTGAGCAACACGTTCAATCAGAAACACAATTACCTGATCCCGGTAGACCATGCGGCGTCGGATCAGATTCGTCAGTCCTGTGACAAGGATTTCTACGTGTCTCCGTTCATCAGTATGGCAACCCGCTATCACTTTCGCATGCAGCCGCCCGGCAGCCGGATTGCGGTATGCATACGTCAAACCGACAGCGAGAGTGCCGTACTGCACGCGACCTTCACCGGGCAGCGCCGCGAACTGAGTGATCAGGCTCTGCTGAGAACCTTTTTCAGCCACCCGTTGATGACGCTTAAGGTGATTGCCGGCATTCACTGGGAGGCGCTACTGATTTGGCGCAAGAAAGTTCCTTTGCAGCCGCGTCCGACACCGCCGGCACATCGCACCACACTGGTCAGTCAGACAGGGGAGCAACACTGA
- a CDS encoding SAM-dependent methyltransferase — translation MKHSPTPSLSTQNSLPRTGWLNRWCLQVLLDHLPRIEFGTLDLQLPSGQLLQFGQAREGEPRAEIRLHHYRALRRLLRGGAIGWAEGYMEGDWDSPDLESLLRWALGNESAMQNLIRGNPLLRMFNRLRHLRRANTRKGSRRNIAYHYDLGNDFYRLWLDRSMTYSAALYEDVDAQGQEALYRAQLAKYRRIAEMLELQPGQRVLEIGCGWGGFAELAAQEYGVEVHGITLSTEQLIYARERIEKAGLNEQCRFTLTDYRDVDETYDHIVSIEMFEAVGEEHWPVYFNQLKRCLRPGGRAVLQIISIEDQRFERYRNSAEFIQTYIFPGGMLPGPQRLRREIADGGLQLQQEHTFALGYARTLREWHHSFIEQWPRVQAQGFDERFRRMWVYYLAYCEAGFRHGSIDVGLYQLSH, via the coding sequence ATGAAGCATTCACCTACACCCAGTCTCAGTACACAGAACTCCCTGCCGCGCACCGGCTGGCTCAATCGCTGGTGCCTGCAGGTGCTGCTGGATCATCTGCCTCGGATCGAGTTCGGCACTCTGGATCTACAGTTGCCGTCGGGTCAGCTGCTGCAGTTTGGTCAGGCCCGAGAAGGTGAGCCGCGTGCAGAAATCCGCCTGCATCATTACCGTGCCCTGCGACGCCTACTGCGTGGTGGCGCTATAGGCTGGGCCGAGGGGTACATGGAGGGTGACTGGGACAGCCCGGATCTTGAGTCGCTGCTGCGCTGGGCGCTGGGTAATGAAAGTGCGATGCAGAACCTGATTCGAGGCAATCCGTTGCTGCGCATGTTCAACCGCCTGCGTCATCTGCGCCGTGCCAATACCCGCAAGGGCAGTCGACGCAATATTGCCTATCACTATGACCTGGGCAACGACTTCTATCGGCTTTGGCTGGATCGCAGCATGACCTATTCCGCAGCCCTGTATGAAGATGTGGATGCGCAGGGGCAGGAAGCACTGTACCGGGCACAGCTTGCAAAATATCGGCGCATCGCCGAGATGCTAGAGCTGCAGCCCGGACAGCGGGTGCTTGAGATCGGTTGCGGCTGGGGTGGTTTTGCCGAATTGGCGGCGCAAGAATACGGCGTCGAAGTGCACGGGATTACCCTGTCCACCGAGCAGCTGATCTATGCCCGTGAGCGGATCGAGAAGGCCGGGCTGAATGAGCAGTGCCGCTTTACCCTGACCGATTATCGCGATGTGGATGAAACCTACGATCATATTGTCTCGATCGAAATGTTCGAGGCGGTGGGTGAAGAGCACTGGCCGGTCTACTTTAACCAGCTCAAGCGTTGCCTCAGACCCGGTGGTCGGGCAGTACTGCAGATCATCAGTATTGAAGATCAGCGCTTTGAGCGCTATCGCAACAGTGCCGAGTTTATTCAGACCTATATATTCCCGGGCGGTATGCTGCCGGGCCCGCAACGACTGCGGCGTGAAATTGCGGATGGTGGGCTGCAGCTGCAGCAGGAGCATACCTTTGCCCTGGGCTATGCCCGTACCCTGCGGGAATGGCACCACAGCTTTATCGAACAATGGCCAAGGGTTCAGGCGCAGGGGTTTGATGAGCGCTTCCGTCGCATGTGGGTCTATTATCTGGCCTACTGCGAGGCAGGCTTTCGCCACGGCAGTATTGATGTAGGCCTCTATCAGCTGAGCCACTGA